In a single window of the Necator americanus strain Aroian chromosome X, whole genome shotgun sequence genome:
- a CDS encoding hypothetical protein (NECATOR_CHRX.G25045.T1), with product MAKASHTLQRGAVVQHTAKAHNLKGQLPEGSMESLATTIRFVTLNCRTLSSELQQAALSRLLRYLCVPFAELQDTCMRDRPVFSIENYTIYCGDADENKVGGCAITVRNVYKNLEEEFSSTSSRCTFLRLRGRRGRKLWIVSARAPTETAEDNSKDAFYDELNALMSKIPS from the coding sequence atggcgaaagcttcccatacattgcaaagaggtgctgtcgtccagcacaccgccaaagcccataacctgaaaggtcaactgcctgaagggagcatggaatctttggcaacaaccattcgttttgtcacgttgaactgccgaacactatcgagtgaactccaacaagccgctctatccagacttctgcgatatctatgtgtgccttttgctgaaCTGCAGGATACATgtatgagagatcggcccgtcttcagcatcgaaaattacaccatatactgcggcgatgctgatgagaacaaagtaggtggctgcgcgataacTGTGAGGAACGTTTACAAGAACCTGGAGGAGGAATTtagctcaacgtcgtctagatgcacctttctacgactgcggggtcgcagaggacgtaaactctggatcgtaagtgctcgcgcacctacggaaacagctgaggacaacagtaaggacgccttctatgatgaactcaatgcgctgatgtctaaaataccaagctaG
- a CDS encoding hypothetical protein (NECATOR_CHRX.G25046.T1) has product MRTLKLQLDYVLARNIPQSDIRKSRAVWDVVFDSDHRSVLRSFKMRSHKRNRGSSSSENRHGRTERRRMQNEISRMSIRVRVHIWKKLSDADSFTKCIQDAARETLPILLPLKKFAFASAETKSMYNSVCVARSTGDFNQDMRLRRKLRRQLQQDRDNEWTSGTKEFEKAWEDKNPRKAYVLLKQYSGKIKICCPVLPKK; this is encoded by the coding sequence atgaggactcttaagcttcaactcgactacgttctggcgaggaacattcctcagtcagatatccgaaaatctagagctgtttgggacgtcgtgttcgactctgaccatcGTTCAGTTCTTCGCAGCTTCAAGATGCGGtcccacaagagaaaccgaggttCCTCTTCatccgaaaatcgacatggcaggactgaaagacgaagaatgcagaacgaaatttcgCGTATGTCTATTCGTGTTCGAGTACATATctggaagaagcttagcgatgcggattccttcacaaagtgcatccaggacgctgcaagggaaacgctccctaTTCTATTGCCGctgaagaagtttgcctttgcatctgcggaaacaaaatccatgtacaattctgtatgtgtcgcgcgcagcactggtgacttcaaccaggacatgcgtcttagaaggaagctgcgtcgtcaattgcaacaagaccgcgataacgagtggacgtcaggaacgaaggagtttgaaaaggcttgggaggataagaacccgcggaaagcctatgttttactaaaacagtatagcggcaaaattaaaatatgttGTCCTGTCCTGCCGAAGAAGTaa
- a CDS encoding hypothetical protein (NECATOR_CHRX.G25047.T1), with translation MRRTVDQCPADIVLAPSECLLTDLEYADDVVIFAESSKKLQHVVNLVSKLAAAYGLHLCPDRCKQMWISSRPQTGIRVDGQPIELVDEFCNLDCMLKNNGSYERDVQQRCAKAIRPLLHLTP, from the coding sequence atgcgaagaacagtcgaccagtgtcctgccgacattgtttTAGCACCATCAGAGTGCctcttgactgacctcgagtacgccgacgatgttgttatattcgcggaaagcagtaagaaacttcaacatgttgtcaaccttgtatcgaagctggctgcagcctatggactacatCTATGCCCTGATagatgcaagcagatgtggatctcttcgaggcctcaaacgggaatcagggtggacggacagccgatagaactcgtcgatgagttctgtaaCCTGgactgtatgctgaagaacaacggcagctacgagagagatgttcagcaaagatgcgctaaggccataaggccacttctgcatttaactccttaa
- a CDS encoding hypothetical protein (NECATOR_CHRX.G25048.T1): MMNGPDLGSTTVMERLNCTGRKLLRRLLGYFSPRVCHNEDLYAEIDVVYWRMTSGGHQHLAPPSKVAKVNRLRFFGHILKRPADCLVQRILRSLSSSSWKKPPGRKRKFWTEVVKEDLRTLGVDRQFRRDVRFCRIWNSDEWIDSVQALAEVREGWAELCSRTAHLGEDASNRVRR; this comes from the coding sequence atgatgaaCGGAccagacttgggcagcacaacggttatggagaggcttaaCTGCACGGGACGAAaactgcttagacggctacttggctacttttcgcctagggtatgccacaatgaagatctttacgcagaaattgatgtggtatactgGCGGATGACAAGTGGaggacatcaacatcttgcaccaccatcgaaagtggctaaagtaaatcgtcttcgcttctttggtcatatattaaagaGACCGGCAGattgccttgttcaacgaattctgaggagtttgtcgagttcgagctggaagaagccacctggccgaaaacggaagttctggactgaggtggtgaaagaggacctgaggacactcggcgtggataggcagttcaggcgagacgtaaggttttgcagaatatggaatagcgacgaatggatagattctgtgcaagctctcgcagaagttcgagaaggttgggcagagctgtgttcaaggacagcacacctcggcgaagatgcgagtaatcgcgtcaggcgatga
- a CDS encoding hypothetical protein (NECATOR_CHRX.G25049.T1), whose translation MMMDAFYEELEEVVHNEKSFYKFVVGDFNAKLGKAAEEEYRIGRFGLGDRNENGNRLAGLLSAARLFHGNSLFMKKDHRRWTWESPNGATSAEIDHILTNRRWCLLDVSVVPYFCSGSDHRLLRAKIRLSHTMEKNICYRQRRRKEVVYDDCVLEDSLSQGDWHIEEDPNVDYEMLLRGLRACAERASKSRTTNLDRISKTTKELLGRRRALRLDPNASHIERLVTNTSCRKALQEDLLKYRQKKILEAAQRRTSLKKCRRDLREYNIPLATLLSEDGTRTSSRREMEIITERFYSNLFRSSTPVSSPIIPTGEAPPRDSPFGSTSRYQEHETWHSPRT comes from the coding sequence atgatgatggacgcgttttacgaggagctggaggaagtagtccacaacgagaagtccttttacaaattcgttgtcggagacttcaatgcaaaactaggaaaggccgcagaagaggaatacaggattggaagatttggactaggggaccggaatgaaaatggcaatcgtctcgccgggctgttgtccgccgctcgcctctttcatgggaactctcttttcatgaaaaaagatcatcgtcggtggacatgggaatcgcccaatggcgcgactagtgcggagatcgaccacatactcaccaaccggaggtggtgtctacttgacgtctcagtagtaccatacttttgtagtggttctgatcaccgtctccttcgtgcgaaaatacgacttagccacacgatggaaaagaacatctgctatcggcaacgaaggagaaaagaagtcgtctacgacgattgcgtactcgaggactccctgtcccaaggtgactggcacatcgaggaggacccaaacgtggactacgagatgctgctcagaggattacgagcctgtgctgaacgtgcctcgaagtcgcgcacgacaaacttggatcgaatttcgaagaccaccaaggaattgttaggaagaagaagggctctgaggcttgatccgaatgcatcgcacattgagcggttagtaacaaacactagctgcagaaaagcgttgcaggaggatcttttgaagtacaggcagaagaagattctagaagcagcacaaagaagaacgagtctaaagaagtgccgcagggatctccgcgaatataatattccgctagcaaccctgctgagcgaagacgggactcgcacgtcttctcgtcgtgagatggaaatcattacggagaggttctactcgaaccttttccgttcatctactcctgtgtcaagcccaatcatccccactggcgaagctccaccacgggattctcccttcggaagtacgagtcgctatcaagagcatgaaacctggcacagcccccggacctga
- a CDS encoding hypothetical protein (NECATOR_CHRX.G25049.T2), translating to MEKNICYRQRRRKEVVYDDCVLEDSLSQGDWHIEEDPNVDYEMLLRGLRACAERASKSRTTNLDRISKTTKELLGRRRALRLDPNASHIERLVTNTSCRKALQEDLLKYRQKKILEAAQRRTSLKKCRRDLREYNIPLATLLSEDGTRTSSRREMEIITERFYSNLFRSSTPVSSPIIPTGEAPPRDSPFGSTSRYQEHETWHSPRT from the coding sequence atggaaaagaacatctgctatcggcaacgaaggagaaaagaagtcgtctacgacgattgcgtactcgaggactccctgtcccaaggtgactggcacatcgaggaggacccaaacgtggactacgagatgctgctcagaggattacgagcctgtgctgaacgtgcctcgaagtcgcgcacgacaaacttggatcgaatttcgaagaccaccaaggaattgttaggaagaagaagggctctgaggcttgatccgaatgcatcgcacattgagcggttagtaacaaacactagctgcagaaaagcgttgcaggaggatcttttgaagtacaggcagaagaagattctagaagcagcacaaagaagaacgagtctaaagaagtgccgcagggatctccgcgaatataatattccgctagcaaccctgctgagcgaagacgggactcgcacgtcttctcgtcgtgagatggaaatcattacggagaggttctactcgaaccttttccgttcatctactcctgtgtcaagcccaatcatccccactggcgaagctccaccacgggattctcccttcggaagtacgagtcgctatcaagagcatgaaacctggcacagcccccggacctga
- a CDS encoding hypothetical protein (NECATOR_CHRX.G25050.T1), protein MATGERRSNLRLLRTSLILDQGDTRTTRHGDCLRLCTYNARTVSTDADLHALLGAEERIKFHVIALQETKCRRSDVRQMNDGTLVIRGEKVPSRNVGGVGFVVHPSVVHLVDSHEILSPRLAILRLRPLRQKSISIINCYSPTSAADDDGRVLRGAGGSSPQREVLLQIRCRRLQCKTRKGRRRGIQDWKIWTRGPE, encoded by the coding sequence atggcgaccggtgagaggcgatcaaatctcaggttgctcaggacgtcattgattctggaccaaggcgacacacgcacgactcgccatggagactgtctcagactgtgtacttacaacgcgagaacagtttccacagacgccgacctgcatgcccttctcggagctgaggagcgtatcaaatttcacgtgattgctctgcaggagaccaagtgcagaaggagcgacgtacgacagatgaatgacggtacactcgtcattcgtggagagaaggttccgtcgcgaaatgtaggcggtgttggtttcgttgtgcacccatctgtcgtccatctcgtcgattctcacgagatcctgtcacctcgtctggccattcttcgcctccgccctctgcgccaaaaatccatcagtatcatcaactgctattcaccaacatcagcagctgatgatgatggacgcgttttacgaggagctggaggaagtagtccacaacgagaagtccttttacaaattcgttgtcggagacttcaatgcaaaactaggaaaggccgcagaagaggaatacaggattggaagatttggactaggggaccggaatga
- a CDS encoding hypothetical protein (NECATOR_CHRX.G25051.T1), with protein sequence MDAQLSIKTLLTAARLLEGGYEANTIIQSLPPVQDMRPTTLSPPLTARPCYADSIQPELRGIISKKMRVERKLYSASTSAQPYCFSSSPRKNSTKHSRAAHNELEKTRRANLRGCLETLKTLVPPLGDASRNTTLALLTRARDHIKQLEEGNAALQQERNRLEDRKSMLQNELERLRESTSQSTSRPSSTSSRLSRDSPVFLEYSPTSKPAQSPQPIIIDPVAEGLLPALPICYPRPSLYPYLDLTPSRACASFDMPPFLPIHLRV encoded by the exons ATGGACGCCCAGTTAAGCATCAAAACTTTACTGACCGCTGCTAGACTTCTGGAGGGAGGCTATGAGGCCAATACTATCATTCAGTCTCTGCCTCCTGTGCAAGACATGCGCCCTACTACGCTGTCTCCGCCGCTCACTGCCCGACCATGTTATGCTG ACTCCATTCAACCGGAACTCAGGGGCATTATATCAAAGAAGATGCGAGTTGAACGGAAGCTATATTCTGCGTCAACGAGTGCCCAACCTTACTGTTTCTCTTCATCGCCACGGAAAAACTCAACGAAGCATAGTCG AGCTGCTCACAATGAACTTGAAAAAACCCGTCGGGCAAATCTGCGAGGATGCTTGGAGACTCTCAAAACTCTCGTACCACCACTTGGCGATGCTTCTCGTAATACGACGCTTGCGTTGCTGACGCGTGCTCGTGACCACATCAAG CAACTGGAAGAGGGTAACGCAGCGCTGCAACAAGAACGAAATCGTTTGGAAGATCGGAAGTCCATGCTACAAAATGAGCTGGAACGCTTGAGAGAAAGTACGTCCCAGTCGACGTCACGCCCTTCTTCGACTAGCTCTCGTCTTTCACGTGACTCGCCGGTGTTCCTGGAATATTCACCTACTTCGAAACCAGCACAGTCTCCACAGCCCATCATTATTGACCCAGTGGCTGAAGGTTTACTTCCAGCATTACCCATATGTTATCCTCGGCCGTCGTTATATCCTTACCTAGATCTCACTCCCTCCCGCGCCTGTGCCTCGTTTGACATGCCACCTTTTTTGCCAATTCATCTCCGTGTATGA